The window TTTCGGTCGTCACAGGATAATAGAGCGGCAGCAGCGTCACCCCGGATTTCAGCAGCGGCTCGACGATCGCCTTGCCGTTGCCGCCCCTGCCCTGCTTGGCGAAATAAGCGATCACATCCGCGCCTTCGATGGCGCGCACGGCTTTGAGGGTGAGGAGCTCCGGATCGCCGGGACCCGTGCCGACGCCGATAAGACGGCCGCTTGTCGTCATAGGCCTGGCCTCGCCAGTGCATTGATGGCGGCTGCCGTCATGGCGCTGCCGCCGAGCCGGCCGCGGACGATGGCAAAGGGTACGCCGTAGGAATTATCCGCCAGCGCATCCTTGGATTCGGCGGCGCCGACGAAGCCCACGGGCATGCCGAGGATCGCCGCGGGTTTCGGGGCGCCGTCGCGCAGGAGTTCGAGCAGATGGAAGAGGGCGGTCGGTGCATTGCCGATCGCGACAACGCTGCCGCCGAGCCGATCGAGCCAGAGATGCATGGCGGCGGCCGAGCGCGTATTGCCGGTCTCGCGTGCAAGCTCGGGTGTCGCGGGATCGCGCAGCGTGCAGATCACCTCGTTCTGCGCCGGCAGCCGCGCCCGGGTCACACCCTGGGATACCATCTCCGCGTCGCAGAAGATCGCCGCGCCGCCTTTCAGTGCATCGCGCGCAGCGCTGACGAAATCGGCGGAGAACAGGAAATGCTCCGCCGCCTCGACCAGGCCGCAGGCATGGATCATGCGCACGGCGATTTCGGCTTGATCTTCGGTGAAGCGCGATAGATCGGCCTCGGCACGGATGATGGCAAAGGAACGCTCGTAGATCGCATCGCCGCTGCGGATATAATCGTAGTCTGGCATTCCTATTCCTGTCGCAGCGCCTTCGAAACGCCGGTTGCGCCAAGCCGTGTAAGGCAGGCGGCGGTCGATTCGCCAGCGTCTTTGTTGTCTTCGATGGACCGGGCGAGCCTCTCTATAGCGAAATCGATCCGACCGCCAGCGATCCGTTCGTCCGGCAGATCCGCAGCAAGCCCATTGAGGATGAGGCCATAACCTTCCGCCGAGCCGGTCAGGGTCAGCGCCGGCCGAGCGTGAGCGCAGCCCTTGGGACAGCCGGACAGATGCAGCGTCAGCGAACCGTCGAAAAGGGCAGGTGCTACGCCAATGAGGTGACGCGCCAGGGTTCGTGTCTCGTAGAAGGCCGAGCCGCAGGCGCCAGCGCCGGCGCAGGCGGCGATATGCTCGCTGTTCTCGCCAGGTTGTGCGGCGAAGCCATGTCTTGCTGCGTCGATCTGCATAGCCGGCACTGTATCGGCGGAAAGCCCGATGAGGAAGAAACCGCGACCGGGCGCGAGCCGGATGGCTGTTGCGCCGCGGTCCGTTGCCAGATCGAGCAAAGCGATCAGATCGGAGGCTCGCATCTGCCCGAATTCCGGCCCGAGGCCGAGTATGGTTTTGCCGTCCTTAAGCCTGTGCGAGCCGGCAAGCGGCATCGCTGCCGCGCGGGACGGAATGAACTGGATACCATCCATCGCGGGAAAACACGTCCGCAGAAGCGCCGGGTCGATATCCCTTGCCCGCCTGCCCTGCCCGAGGTTCGCCAACAGGCTCAAAATTTCGCCGACGGCCGATATCGCCGACTCCGCGAGACCGATCGCGACCGGCGTTGAGGTCTCACCGTCGCCATTGATCGCGACAAGCCATTCCGCGCCGGATTGCGCGACGATACGGATATCGGCGGACAGTGCTGACAAGCCGAAGGATCCACCACCGTCGACGACGAGCGAGAGTTTTGGCGCCAGGCGCGGTGAGGCAAGCTGATCGCGGAGCGTGCTGCGCAAGGCCATTTCCATTGCGGCCGGATCGCATATTTCTTCCGGGTCGATGCCGTGCAGTGGCGGTGTCTCGATCGCCGGCCCGTCCGGAACGATGATTCCGGCGGCATCGACGTCGGCAGCGAGCTGTCCGACGGTCTCGGCGCGCAGCCCGCGGATCTGCAGATTGCCCCGCGCGGTGATTTCCAGAATGCCGTTTCCATGGGCTGCGGCTGAGCGGGCAAGGCTTGCAAATTGCGACGGCGTCAAAGCGCCGCCGGCCGGCCGCAGCCGGACCAGGAAACCGTCGCCGGTCGGCATGGGCGCGGCAAGGGCGGGGCAGGCGCCGCGC of the Rhizobium brockwellii genome contains:
- a CDS encoding precorrin-8X methylmutase, with the translated sequence MPDYDYIRSGDAIYERSFAIIRAEADLSRFTEDQAEIAVRMIHACGLVEAAEHFLFSADFVSAARDALKGGAAIFCDAEMVSQGVTRARLPAQNEVICTLRDPATPELARETGNTRSAAAMHLWLDRLGGSVVAIGNAPTALFHLLELLRDGAPKPAAILGMPVGFVGAAESKDALADNSYGVPFAIVRGRLGGSAMTAAAINALARPGL
- the cobG gene encoding precorrin-3B synthase, with translation MSIQAAKASDRTSEADLHDRPAAEIRRRGACPALAAPMPTGDGFLVRLRPAGGALTPSQFASLARSAAAHGNGILEITARGNLQIRGLRAETVGQLAADVDAAGIIVPDGPAIETPPLHGIDPEEICDPAAMEMALRSTLRDQLASPRLAPKLSLVVDGGGSFGLSALSADIRIVAQSGAEWLVAINGDGETSTPVAIGLAESAISAVGEILSLLANLGQGRRARDIDPALLRTCFPAMDGIQFIPSRAAAMPLAGSHRLKDGKTILGLGPEFGQMRASDLIALLDLATDRGATAIRLAPGRGFFLIGLSADTVPAMQIDAARHGFAAQPGENSEHIAACAGAGACGSAFYETRTLARHLIGVAPALFDGSLTLHLSGCPKGCAHARPALTLTGSAEGYGLILNGLAADLPDERIAGGRIDFAIERLARSIEDNKDAGESTAACLTRLGATGVSKALRQE